Sequence from the Nymphaea colorata isolate Beijing-Zhang1983 chromosome 9, ASM883128v2, whole genome shotgun sequence genome:
AACCTAGGGCTTCATATTCTGATACAGTTGCATAAGTTAAAGACAGCTGAATACCAGGGAAGCCTTTCTCTCTGCGGGAAGAAAGTTCACCATCATTTATGGATTTCAACTTAATCTTTTTCACTTGATAAGAATTGTTTAATCTGTCTCTGTCAATCTTGCGCTTTAAACCAACCTGACTATCAACATCTCCTACACCCTCTAAGGGCAGGCACGGAGAGATGAGCATTTCTCCTGATGaaactaaagcaaaaagatGAAACATGTCACCACAGTGTAAATCAGCGCCTAGGCAGACACCATCCCCCAtcaaatctctttttctttcacatAGCCATTtggaaaatttctcaaatcttAATCCAGTGCCAACTGGGAAGGGAGAAGAGGATGCACTTTCAAAGAATTTTGGCGTGAGAACAAAGGGTTGACTTCCACGCCCCACAACCTGgtgatgaaagaaaaagaaaattagcaatGAAGATGCATCTAGGACACAATACAATGGCACAACTGCATCAACTCAAAGCAACTAAGATTTCTATTGAGACTACCTTAACACTAAAAAACTGTTCTaaatattcaaatattcatGAAAACCAAACACTTCCAGATATGTTTGCCCTTCTCCATCAAGCATTCTTACAGCCTAACGCAAATTCTAACCGATATCCAGTCAGAGGACATAGAAACATATGTGGACAATGTCAAATATCAACTTCAGCATTATCTCATCAGGACAACAACTAAAAAACATACCACAAACTTTTTTGCTTGAAGGTAATTGAATGCTGCAAATATGTCATGCTCATTATAACGCCGTAAAGTCTCTGCAAGCAACTTGGGCACCTCGGTGGTAGCAGATGAGTTCAGGAAGACAAGTTTGATAAGCTCTACAGCATTGGCAACTGCCAAAGATTTTCGAACTATCTTCTTGACACTATGGCCCCTATTCTGCAGAAGTTTAAGAAATTTTCCTCGTTGCCGAAGATTATTGGATTTGCTCTTTCCAGGTGTAGATAAATATGCTTGACGTCCGTCCCCAGTAGAATGATTTCCTTCTCCAGGAATGGGAGACAAAGAATGTGAATCTTCAACCTGAATGTCCTGGAAGCGAAGAGAAGCACTTCCATTTTCTGTGGGATTGGAGTTAAAATTGTTGACATCATTAGAAACGTGAGCACCTCCCTGCTCGAAAATATCTAAACCTTGAACAGGTTGAGGAACATGGAATAACTCCCTCTGGGTTCGTAATCCGGCTCCTTTAACAGCATGTTTATTCCTCGGCTTGCACCTTAGCACCTCATCAATAGCCACTACAATACACGGGTCTTCAATATCATCCCAACAAGGCTTACCAGGATTCATGTCTGTATTTTCCAAATCACATGAAGAGCTTACCCCAGAAGCCACAAATGAAGATGAATTTTGATGGATAAACGAAGGATCAGCCAACATGGAAATTTGTCTTTCCTCTAGTTCCTTTATGTGTTCAGCATAGCGCTCACCCAGCAGGTTGCACAGATTCATGATAGCCCTTCGAACACTCGAATCACTCTTCAACAAGGCAATTCTGCGCCTGCAACTATCTGCAGGTGCCGGGAGGTCAGGAAGAGAGGCCCAGTCCACACGATGAAACTTTGCACCTTGAGCGGCACGGTATCTTGCATATTGCATTAACAGCTGCCTGAATAGGATACCATAATGATGTTAAGATGACCGAGTGAAATTACTTGAAAAATATTTACTAACATGAGACTAGAAAATATAATCGATTTTGCCAAACAAATCAAGTAATTCTGCATATGGACACATACCTATCAGCTTTTTGAGTCCATTTAAACTTCCTTTGACGAGTAGGCCTTACTTTTGAAAAAGCAAATTGACTAATAAAACTATTAACATCATCAACTTCCTCTTTCAATAAAGATTCTTCAGCAATATTACCATGACTATTGGCAGTTGCATCCAGCTGAGCATCAGAAACTTGCAAGGGAGAATGAAAGATGTCTTTATGATCCTTGTTTGTATCATAATTTTCTTGCAATGAAGAGCCAACTGCCAAATCTTTTTCACCAATATCAGGTTTATTTTCATCCATCAATGAACTATCATACTCTGAGTCTCTCTTCCTTTTGCAAGAAGCTAATCGCTGATGATTACCATGTTGATCAGTCAACATTGACTCTTTCCGTGACTTCTGGAGAGATAACCTTCTATTCTTGTCATATGATACCCGAAGAACCTGCATTGGCATCTACCAATGCTTAAAGGAACAACAACAAAGATAAAAAAGGATAACGGAGGAAAAAAACTGATAAACAGCCAACTTCTAAAAGAAGACTTCTTTGAGCAATAATAGCAATGGTAAcaatccaacaaaaaattaacCCAAGCAGCCAATCCGGCATATTCTAACTTTCCAGCATGCTTCAGTTTGACACTCAGAGGACGACAAACCAGAATGCAAATTAACAAGATAGAAACTAAGCCCAGGTATGTATGGTCATCATTATCTTAAAATTTTTGAGATACGGAACTTTTCCCAAGCCATACCCACTTATCAGAGGCTACAGTTACACATAGTATGAGTGTTGTTAACATTGGTTGGAATCAGCCAATTCGAGTATCGGACTCCTTCCAATTTGATGCTTGGCCCGATTCAATGGTGGTTCAAAATTGGCTGATTTGGACCTAATCAGCCAAAACAAGCTTGTATCAGCTGAGTCAAAGTGAATCGGCATTTGCACACAACAATGTATAGTATATGTTTCTCACAAGGCTTCGAGCCTCATCACTTACTAACAACTTATTGGCAGAACGTCGGTTGCCACTGCATGGCAGCACACTCAAGAAACATTGGCTGCAGCTAACGATGGTTGCAGTGGAATCCATTCAGGCTGCCGGCAAACATTGGTTGCCATAAAGAGGAGTCCAAGGAGCAGGAGGAGTTATCACTCACTCTCACACtcacacacacccacacccacacacaATTTTACACTATCCTAGTCCTAAACGTTTCACTAACAGAATGAGACAAATGAACAACTTCCATTCTTAGGATGTCCACCTGTTTTTTCTACATTTCCCTTTTTCCATCAATAAATGTAAGCAAGATAATCCAACTGTTTCACTTctaaaaggaaagagaagaggagGTAGGGGTGCTGGGACTGCTGCTCGTTTcatgagaaaattaaaaaaagattaactacattgttttcttgtgaattttgtcccagtaaaaaaaacaaaaaaaaacaaaaaatataacatCTTACCCATGGCCTGCAACTTCAAAAGTCGCATGCCGTCCATTTCTATTTATGATACCATGAAATATGGTTCTAAGTTGTAACTAATATTCTGAAAGTTGGTATTGGTCCATTCAAACCATATAAGCCAGTAAACAGAACTTTACTTAAAACCATGGAGATTCCTGTGGGGTACAAGAGGAAGTTTCACACAAATCAAAGCAGGTAATTAGAATTAACGAACTCCTGCATGCTAGAAAAAGTACAAAGTCttgaacagaaaaaaataatccATTGACCACAGAGACAGATGTACGCAATATCAAACTTACCATTTCTACAAGCACCAATGATGTATGAATAGCCACAGAAAAAAACAGCAATTCTTCATATGAGTGCATGGCTTACTCTGAGGAAATTCAATATAAAGGAACTACTGACTTTCCAATGTAGAAATCATATCAGACACgtagattcatagaacttgTTAGAGAACTGTAGACTTCCAGGTGCTATACGCACAAGTAAACTGACCTGTTCCAGGGTAAGATTCAAATCCCTTGCTATCTTAACACAGTCTTTAAAAGGAATTCTTTTTTCAGGCTCATCATTTGAAATACGCTTGAGCAGTTCTGCACGTTGCTCAGAGGTCATAACCCGAACTGAAGACCATGATCTATAATTAAAAGCCTGCAAGAATAAAGTAGGCACTATGTTCCCAATTATAAATGCTAGAATAAAAAAACGCCATGTACGCTGTTTCTTAAgggaaagcaaagaaaaaaaaaagattaattagGATATCAATATACTTATGTATACGTATGTAcacatgcatgtatgtatgtatgtacatatatatgtatatcaccAGTAATAAAAGATCCAAGTCTTTGCAGCCagaaaaaataatggaaaatcaTACTTCTGGAACAGCTGAACCAGGGAAAGCATATCCAGCAGCCGTTGGATCTGCTGCAGAATAACAATATTCCAAGGTTTTCCAATATGCATCCACAGCCTCTCCActagaaaaaccaaaatcatGGCGGAATTTTGGTTTAAGATCACAATGCTCAATGTTTAAACGTGGTCTTGATCTTTGTAAAGGCTCTTCAATATAAGGCTTAAGCTCCATAGCATATTTAAGGACGGCATGTGGAGCTGAATTCACTTCATCATGTCCTTGGTTCACTAATCTAAGCAGCTGCAAGGAGAATACCAGTAAAAAATGAACAGTGAGAAAATATGTAGAATAATTGcaggaaaaataacaaaagttaTCCAAAGTAACTGGTGCATCTTAGTAAGAAACAGTTACAGCAGTCAGAGAGTCAAGATATCAATTTGGAGAATATAAACACAGAAAAAAGTTgcattcttgttattttctatAGAACACTGCTTGAGAAAAGGCATATTACAATGAAAAGGGAAGTGGACAAGAGAAAGTTGGAAAGCATAAGTGAATGGGTGTTTGAGTAAAAAGCATTTACTGTGAGCACTGGTggattaaataaaagaaaaagcaataaTTAACATTCTTAAGGATAacaaaataaccaaaaaaaCATAGTATTTTTTGTTGAACCAGTTACTAAAGTTGAGAATATTTCAGCAAGAAGCAAAAACACCACATCACatatatgagaaagaaaaggagattccactaattttttttcctaaagtAAAGAAATAGATGAAATGATGTGGGTCACAATATATCCATGATCAACTAATACGAGGTTCTTCAACAAGTATTCTACGAAAGAGAGGCAGTTGCATGATAGGTTCAGGGTCTTGCAAGAATACAATTTGCATTACTGTCGCAGATGGATAGGCAGACCTGAAGCAGCAACATTTGGTAAATATTTGGTTTTCTTATCCTCGAGGAGAAATTTCCTTCAAATCCATTTGTATGAAATGGCTTCAAATCCATGTCTTCTAACATAGGGTGAAGACTGCATATGAAATGGCTGCAATACTTGCAAATGTGGTGGTCCAGGACAGGAGGTTAGACATTCTAACATggtttcaaattcattttttacaaaGTTGCAAATTATAGAGCCATTGAAAGAATGGTTGATATTTAATACCTTGAGGCAGAGAAGCCAGAAAGTGCACTCTgaataataattgaaaatattgAAGTTTGTTTTTACTTTCTATTATACTTAACTTTCTGTATCATAACCTATGTTGTTAAGGCATCCAACCCGGGCCTAGGAAGGCCTAGACAAGCCTAGGAAAAAAAGGCAACCAAttctttttaattgtttttagttatgttaatgtatcaagttattttgattaactattaccaatatttgaaatgtggagagtagtaatataacaaacataatcagcttaaacaagcaaaaattaattgttgactttattgaatatgcaaaatcaatagaagaaatgtaacattactcattaaataTAATCTaatacaaggaaaaaataaataaatctaatctctagaagaaggaatgtaaatccgcaagaaggctttaattcatttgtacttaaagaaagatataatatgtttaaaaaattagcAATTCATAATAGTATACATACAAGTACACAACAATAACAATACATGTAAGTACATAACCATGCTAACGTCTACATATAATAGGTATTACAATACTAAATAgtatataacaaattaacagtatatacatataatcaGTTGATGCAATACTGTATAACAGACTGTACATAGTAGTATATACATACAACAAatattacaatacatataacaggaataacaaatataatacaattatatacatataagtttataacaggtataacaaattaacaatacatAAGCTATGTGATACAAGTATGTAACATAAgcatactaatgtatacatataacaggtatgaggtatcacaatactatataacagactaagtaactaacagtatatacatataacagtatatatataACGGCATAATGCCATAAGCAACATAACcatacataaaaatatgtaatcaaacaCAATAAAATACATtacaatatatactcaattaagaaactttatttaaaagaaaaggtgacttttcactttcccatggactaggcatgTTGGCACCTAGGCCAGTCTAGGCGCCAGCTTGGGCGCCAACACATATCCCACacctaagtggtggacttaggcgaTAGGTGTGGACTGACACTTAGTCCATGCCTAGGCGAGGCCTTAGCAACATCAATCATAACTTATATGCCTCATTGTCTCGCTCTTAATTTTCTGTATTATAAGTTGTATGTTTCAttgtctctctctttgttttccttgtttagAATCTTTAGATCAAAGGTGGAATACATTTGGCATAGATGTCACAACATCTATCCATTTGCTCAATGAGCCAAGAATGAAGTGCTAGCTGATGTGAGAGAAACTAGAATTCTTTTAAGCATATCTAGACACAAAAGGAAAGGGCTGGAGCACCCAAGATTGAAAAATCATGTCCCTTAACATTAATTGAGACAAAGGTGATAAAAACAATAGAGCATCGAACAGATTGTTATTATAGCTTTCTTAATCCTTGGCATATTGTCATATATTTGTATTTCTATATTTCTGTGGACAgctgtagaaaaaaaaaaaaagagaatcaaGAAGATGCATCAGGAGTTGATATGACTTTGTTAGCATCAATATATTGATGTATTAGACAAATGAGTGGAAGAAAAGCTTGCTTCCTTAATGTCTATGTCACATAAGTACAGGTACGGCTGCTGGTATGGGTACAGGGAAGCAGGGGTACGGCATTTTCGCCAATCTTGGTATGGTGGTACGGcaatagttatatatttttaattaattatatacatgaaatcagcaaaaaaagtaacataaatataagaaactGATGACATTTTTGTCGTAGATATGTTGTATGAAggtaagaaaggaggaagaggcaTAAGGCAAAAATAGGTTCATTTAAAGTGACATACGTACTATGTATGAGAAAGAATGAGGAAGCATCGTACCTAGGCGTACCGGCATACCAGTATGGCGGTATGGGTACGTGGGCCCTTCCCACGTACCACTATGACTTTGCTTAATGTCAATATGCAGGGTGGAGAGAATTAGATGTTGAAATGCATGTCGAGAGGAAAATGATTATTATGACCACAGCTaaatgaggaagaaagaaatgatCATTCAAAAAGAAATTCAACCTCCATTTACTTGTAGTTTTCCATGATTGATGATACCAAATTTTGGGTCAATGTTTCTCTAAATGACTTTTTATTTGTGACTTTATTTTGATGGTTGCTTGTAACTTATCGTTGTTGTGTGTGACTCAGGAATTTGATGCAAATTTGGTACAATTTGCAAACAATTCTTTGGTTGTGAACTACCCACAACAGAGGAATGAAAAAGAGTTGCTGGATCAGGACAAAAAGGATTTGAAACCTTAACTTGTGGTTTTGGAGACCATTGTTCTAGCATTGGAACCACTCTcccaaaaaagggaaaaaggagaTATTGGGCGAGCATATGTACTAATGTCCAATAATCTGTAATTTTATTGTATTTAGTTTTTTTACCCCATGATAttatttcttcatctcaaaaCTTCTGGAACAAATCTACAAGTAATCACAAGgcaccaaataaaataaagttttattcCCACCAGCTATGAATaaaagcataaaagaaaaatttgtttgaCAAATTTTGTACCTTCAGAAAAATCAGATCTCAGTTTTAACAAAATAGGAAGTACAACTCACCCTTAATCTACGTAGAATGTCAACAAGATTTGAAAGTCTCCCAGTTGCTTGTGTAGACATGAGGCCCTTAAACTCCTCCATTGGAAGCTCACAGAGGCGAAGCCTGTGCTTGCAACTTTCAACTAGCTCCTCAAACCTTTTCGTAGATCCAACAACTTGTAAAAACAGTTCAACTGGCATTGCTTTGGTAGCAGCATcaagagaaaacagaaagacTGAGCTTTGAGAACTTTTAAGTTCAGAACTATCTTCTCCAAAAGCATCATTGGTTTGCCAGTCAGGTAAACTGGTAATGTATCCCCACAAAAAGGTGTGGAATAGCTTCACCCTGACCATCTTGGCAGGAATGTACCCATTAGCATGCATGGATTCCAAAAGAGCAACTGGAGAATCTGATGAAGTGGGAAACTGTGTCCTTTTGACACCAGTCAATATTGGAACAGATTTCTCTTTTTTCGAGCGAGCCACTCCTTGCCCACGAGTTTCCATATCAAAATTCCTTAGCCTTTCATGAATTTTGACCAGAAGGTCTGGTTGTTTCATATTAACAGATGGGTGTAAAATGACTTCGGTCACACGACTATGCCCACAGTTAGTAACAGCAGGCACACTGACTGAAATGCATTTACATTGACCTTCTTCTTGAAGCTTTCCCAATACTCGAGTTAAGGTTTTTCTAGCCAGCATGGTTGGTTTCTCCTCTATGTCCTCAAGCCACCTATGAAGCTCACTAATTATTAGAAACTTCTCCTCCTGcaaaagaaattgaacaaaTATATTAGATCATGTAGAATGAAAAGCCAAAAGATTTGTTGAAGTTTCAAGTGACTAAAACACTAGGATAGCCCGAACTTGCAGGCATGCCCAACTCTTAGACTATAATTAGAAGCACATGACCTTGATCCACCTCATTTACTATCTAGAAAAACAGTGAAAGCATGTCTGCCACAAGGAAGCAAACATGCACAGAGAATATAAATGAGAACGTATTTGGAACTTAAACAACATGAAAATGTAACGTTACTGCTATGGTGGAGCCAAGTCAAAATCAGGGTGGGCAGCACTTCTGTCTTGGGGGCATGGACACTAcatgtgttattttttatgataagAAACAATtctaaataagaaaatgactaaataaagaaaagtgTGCTACCCATTGGAAACAGAGAGACAAAAGAAGTCGATTTGAGCTGATATCAGTTTGGAAGCTAAATTTTCAGAATAAAGAGGTAAATGGGTACTTCTAGATGGAGAGAGCTTAAGAATTCATATTCTGTGCTTCTTCAGTAAATTCTATGTCgggggaaaaaatggaaaaaagaggaCATTgtgcaattgaaaaaaaaagggttttatGAGACATTAAATTTATGTCAACTACATGGCATCCTATCTAGTAGATTTACTATTAGGTTTATATGACAGATGAGAAATGTATAATATAGTATACTGAGTCTCTGTTACTTTATAAGTTATCTAATCGTTGATTCATTTCAAATGTAAACTATGCTTGAGTCCTTGATAAGTGTTCAATCATTTAACATTCCTTAACATCTAATTTTGGTCAAGAAGTCAAAGATATATTTTGAACAAGCTGCTAAAGGTGAATTTGATGAGCAACAAAAAGTATGATGCAGATTCAGAAGGAATgcaacaagaaaacataaataatgcTGACCTTTGAGACAATATATCTACAGCATAACATTGTATTGCAAAAGGAACCACTACTACAACAAATGAATCAAAACCTTCAATCTTTCGAGTATCCTTTGTTCCCTTTGGGCATTCTCTGCAGCCAAAGCAAGCCTTGGGGGCCCATGACCAGCTTGAAGCCTTGATGAATTGTGACCAATCCTCGATTTTACCATGATTCCAGTTGCTCCAGTATCAGGCTCATCCATAACATCATGGGTATTAGTATCATCAAGTTGGTCCTCCAGACTTCCAACTTGAATCAGTTCTTGACTTTTACCCTGAATGTCATCACATTTATGAACTGATTCATGGATCCTGGAAGACAAGCATCCATCCACAGCTGGGGCCATCTCTCCACCATGACCATCTTTTTCGTGTTTGAAATTTTGTGATGCAGTATTGAAATTCCTTGATGTCCAGAAACGATATATCATAGACCTTTTGTAGCTTTCTGGTTGGAGGTGCAAACCAAACCTTGGAACCATATTTGTGAAGCGGTGGTAGTTCTTCTTACTGTTGATCCCAAGCTTTTTACACACCTGCTCATCCCACAAAAAATAACCTCTCAGAATTGGCATAGACATATTCGCGATCAATACACATATACCCATCCAGATGCATAAATGCACATTTCATACTTCATTGAAAGAGTAAaggatttcttgttttgttaAAAGCTGCGGGTTCATCAAAGACATGATAAACATTAGATGAATGACTGTCTAGTCTATGAACTTCAACAGTCAAAATTCACATTAAACAAGTCATCTGTATATCATTTTATAGCTTTTATGGTACAATTTGCATGCTTtagcatatatatgtatgctgAATCTTTTACAGCTTGATTCTATCTATTCAATTACTTGTGTTACACAGGATGGGAGAGGGCAAAATCTTCATTAGTCCATAATCCTATATCAAAGAGGATTACGGTCAGTCcaagaaaattacaaaaggtTCTCAGAAGAAATAAAAGTAACAAAGATAAAATCCTACTATT
This genomic interval carries:
- the LOC116260035 gene encoding uncharacterized protein LOC116260035 isoform X7; the protein is MHSYEELLFFSVAIHTSLVLVEMVLRVSYDKNRRLSLQKSRKESMLTDQHGNHQRLASCKRKRDSEYDSSLMDENKPDIGEKDLAVGSSLQENYDTNKDHKDIFHSPLQVSDAQLDATANSHGNIAEESLLKEEVDDVNSFISQFAFSKVRPTRQRKFKWTQKADRQLLMQYARYRAAQGAKFHRVDWASLPDLPAPADSCRRRIALLKSDSSVRRAIMNLCNLLGERYAEHIKELEERQISMLADPSFIHQNSSSFVASGVSSSCDLENTDMNPGKPCWDDIEDPCIVVAIDEVLRCKPRNKHAVKGAGLRTQRELFHVPQPVQGLDIFEQGGAHVSNDVNNFNSNPTENGSASLRFQDIQVEDSHSLSPIPGEGNHSTGDGRQAYLSTPGKSKSNNLRQRGKFLKLLQNRGHSVKKIVRKSLAVANAVELIKLVFLNSSATTEVPKLLAETLRRYNEHDIFAAFNYLQAKKFVVVGRGSQPFVLTPKFFESASSSPFPVGTGLRFEKFSKWLCERKRDLMGDGVCLGADLHCGDMFHLFALVSSGEMLISPCLPLEGVGDVDSQVGLKRKIDRDRLNNSYQVKKIKLKSINDGELSSRREKGFPGIQLSLTYATVSEYEALGLELNYTQISVSCTGNSNVNTSSQVDSLCEVSSLSSCSGETTHSASSSSNEPSWESMCIFARHYSSMGYSLREDILCPDLFKTAYFAIYKAADQGLTVVEIGLALDMEGTKITELTVDVLRKFGLVVKVNAFDHFRVVATCYGVKYSLGTPSAAHEAHLLHMVRNNEGFLISKENDGDVHCVENLPSVDLSEGHRVTILHGSDIAVPMYDSAQANRELAVVNSHVGKPPSSQRSDSHKECHDKFDELGSFQPILPWLNGDGGKNPVMCDALTRRILGVVMQNPGILEDDLIGQMDVLNPQSCRKLLESLVLDNHLIVRSMHQTTSDSLPSILEAAFGTKSKEPESVYRRHLFANPTSAYLL
- the LOC116260035 gene encoding uncharacterized protein LOC116260035 isoform X6, with the protein product MLCCRYIVSKEEKFLIISELHRWLEDIEEKPTMLARKTLTRVLGKLQEEGQCKCISVSVPAVTNCGHSRVTEVILHPSVNMKQPDLLVKIHERLRNFDMETRGQGVARSKKEKSVPILTGVKRTQFPTSSDSPVALLESMHANGYIPAKMVRVKLFHTFLWGYITSLPDWQTNDAFGEDSSELKSSQSSVFLFSLDAATKAMPVELFLQVVGSTKRFEELVESCKHRLRLCELPMEEFKGLMSTQATGRLSNLVDILRRLRLLRLVNQGHDEVNSAPHAVLKYAMELKPYIEEPLQRSRPRLNIEHCDLKPKFRHDFGFSSGEAVDAYWKTLEYCYSAADPTAAGYAFPGSAVPEAFNYRSWSSVRVMTSEQRAELLKRISNDEPEKRIPFKDCVKIARDLNLTLEQVLRVSYDKNRRLSLQKSRKESMLTDQHGNHQRLASCKRKRDSEYDSSLMDENKPDIGEKDLAVGSSLQENYDTNKDHKDIFHSPLQVSDAQLDATANSHGNIAEESLLKEEVDDVNSFISQFAFSKVRPTRQRKFKWTQKADRQLLMQYARYRAAQGAKFHRVDWASLPDLPAPADSCRRRIALLKSDSSVRRAIMNLCNLLGERYAEHIKELEERQISMLADPSFIHQNSSSFVASGVSSSCDLENTDMNPGKPCWDDIEDPCIVVAIDEVLRCKPRNKHAVKGAGLRTQRELFHVPQPVQGLDIFEQGGAHVSNDVNNFNSNPTENGSASLRFQDIQVEDSHSLSPIPGEGNHSTGDGRQAYLSTPGKSKSNNLRQRGKFLKLLQNRGHSVKKIVRKSLAVANAVELIKLVFLNSSATTEVPKLLAETLRRYNEHDIFAAFNYLQAKKFVVVGRGSQPFVLTPKFFESASSSPFPVGTGLRFEKFSKWLCERKRDLMGDGVCLGADLHCGDMFHLFALVSSGEMLISPCLPLEGVGDVDSQVGLKRKIDRDRLNNSYQVKKIKLKSINDGELSSRREKGFPGIQLSLTYATVSEYEALGLELNYTQISVSCTGNSNVNTSSQVDSLCEVSSLSSCSGETTHSASSSSNEPSWESMCIFARHYSSMGYSLREDILCPDLFKTAYFAIYKAADQGLTVVEIGLALDMEGTKITELTVDVLRKFGLVVKVNAFDHFRVVATCYGVKYSLGTPSAAHEAHLLHMVRNNEGFLISKENDGDVHCVENLPSVDLSEGHRVTILHGSDIAVPMYDSAQANRELAVVNSHVGKPPSSQRSDSHKECHDKFDELGSFQPILPWLNGDGGKNPVMCDALTRRILGVVMQNPGILEDDLIGQMDVLNPQSCRKLLESLVLDNHLIVRSMHQTTSDSLPSILEAAFGTKSKEPESVYRRHLFANPTSAYLL
- the LOC116260035 gene encoding uncharacterized protein LOC116260035 isoform X1, with the translated sequence MDSIISAALEVICTEGSAGCSIADLWRGLEPAIASSGLHLSDGVKDAVWKRLLVVPGIELREKALTVSSRGLSVEAAEGSGVRIVAPEHMRDACLGIYDLKSSDAAISQVQRRVLERLAKSRTTGVTQNELAKEFNVSGNKLFYIVKNLECRGLLVRQSATVRMKECGRELDAGNKIDSIVNTNLVHLSRYAKNLNLRFQQRFEIKKENAVDNICSDSGNTLISADCIKEDRLVKDYLPAMRNICSKLDEASNKVLVVSDIKKELGYLKTTGHRAWRAVLKRLKEAHLVEEFSAEVNKKVVSCLRLVKKFDPKNLQQKYAAQGCEDSDGDQIKCAKRGQMTDQLLELPIDRQIYDVIDSAGSNGITVQEVCKKLGINSKKNYHRFTNMVPRFGLHLQPESYKRSMIYRFWTSRNFNTASQNFKHEKDGHGGEMAPAVDGCLSSRIHESVHKCDDIQGKSQELIQVGSLEDQLDDTNTHDVMDEPDTGATGIMVKSRIGHNSSRLQAGHGPPRLALAAENAQREQRILERLKEEKFLIISELHRWLEDIEEKPTMLARKTLTRVLGKLQEEGQCKCISVSVPAVTNCGHSRVTEVILHPSVNMKQPDLLVKIHERLRNFDMETRGQGVARSKKEKSVPILTGVKRTQFPTSSDSPVALLESMHANGYIPAKMVRVKLFHTFLWGYITSLPDWQTNDAFGEDSSELKSSQSSVFLFSLDAATKAMPVELFLQVVGSTKRFEELVESCKHRLRLCELPMEEFKGLMSTQATGRLSNLVDILRRLRLLRLVNQGHDEVNSAPHAVLKYAMELKPYIEEPLQRSRPRLNIEHCDLKPKFRHDFGFSSGEAVDAYWKTLEYCYSAADPTAAGYAFPGSAVPEAFNYRSWSSVRVMTSEQRAELLKRISNDEPEKRIPFKDCVKIARDLNLTLEQVLRVSYDKNRRLSLQKSRKESMLTDQHGNHQRLASCKRKRDSEYDSSLMDENKPDIGEKDLAVGSSLQENYDTNKDHKDIFHSPLQVSDAQLDATANSHGNIAEESLLKEEVDDVNSFISQFAFSKVRPTRQRKFKWTQKADRQLLMQYARYRAAQGAKFHRVDWASLPDLPAPADSCRRRIALLKSDSSVRRAIMNLCNLLGERYAEHIKELEERQISMLADPSFIHQNSSSFVASGVSSSCDLENTDMNPGKPCWDDIEDPCIVVAIDEVLRCKPRNKHAVKGAGLRTQRELFHVPQPVQGLDIFEQGGAHVSNDVNNFNSNPTENGSASLRFQDIQVEDSHSLSPIPGEGNHSTGDGRQAYLSTPGKSKSNNLRQRGKFLKLLQNRGHSVKKIVRKSLAVANAVELIKLVFLNSSATTEVPKLLAETLRRYNEHDIFAAFNYLQAKKFVVVGRGSQPFVLTPKFFESASSSPFPVGTGLRFEKFSKWLCERKRDLMGDGVCLGADLHCGDMFHLFALVSSGEMLISPCLPLEGVGDVDSQVGLKRKIDRDRLNNSYQVKKIKLKSINDGELSSRREKGFPGIQLSLTYATVSEYEALGLELNYTQISVSCTGNSNVNTSSQVDSLCEVSSLSSCSGETTHSASSSSNEPSWESMCIFARHYSSMGYSLREDILCPDLFKTAYFAIYKAADQGLTVVEIGLALDMEGTKITELTVDVLRKFGLVVKVNAFDHFRVVATCYGVKYSLGTPSAAHEAHLLHMVRNNEGFLISKENDGDVHCVENLPSVDLSEGHRVTILHGSDIAVPMYDSAQANRELAVVNSHVGKPPSSQRSDSHKECHDKFDELGSFQPILPWLNGDGGKNPVMCDALTRRILGVVMQNPGILEDDLIGQMDVLNPQSCRKLLESLVLDNHLIVRSMHQTTSDSLPSILEAAFGTKSKEPESVYRRHLFANPTSAYLL